Below is a genomic region from Eupeodes corollae chromosome 1, idEupCoro1.1, whole genome shotgun sequence.
taacacaAGTCCAATTGctgcgacgaatcgataattgatgatcatcattaacactggctgatacagcagcgatattttcttAAGTTCGCACTCTAAGTAAGTGTGTTGGTGGCTTATAATgtccaaaaatgttaattttgtgcGAAacttagtcacaatagcccgaatagccgcttcaatGAGTCGATTAAATTGAccttaaaatggaaaaagcgggcgatgaactttctcaacagagcacgcattttgataataaaattcaagcaagcgttttttgtttgtaaggcGATTAATGGTgaaaaaaacacgaaacgtgcgttaGCTGTTTAAAACTCttcatttacaatttaatttctatatttAAGTGCTGTTTTTTATATGCATATAACTTTGTGACATGCTTTTCCTGTAGAAGGCTTATGGTTTCAGTATTCGAAAGAAAATGACAACCTACGATATATTTTTCCCTCAATATCTCACATcgttcaaaaaaatgaaaaacatcctgGCGCTCTTTTAAATTGCACAAAATCGGTAAGTCCTCGAGGTGAGGATTGAAGTTAAGAATATGGAATACTCCTTACGAAATTTCTTTCATAGAATATTTgtcgtggaagtagtttctttcacgGAGATCGTAGGCTAGTCTTCTGTAAATTATATGGTGAAGTGAACTTTTGGCTCGCTCTGCGTATTGTTCTATTGAGGCTTCATCCAGACGAGCTATTAAGCGATAACAAGTTGGTTCCCATGAGGCAAGGTTACTATAGTTCAGGTCAACATCCATCTGCCCGGATAATTCTATCCAGTCTTTAAAATCCGTTTTAGGTAAAAATCTGAGCATCTTTTCTATATGTTCATATTTCCGACCTCCCCACGCTTAAGCAGCATAAAACATAACCGATTCCGATACAGCTTTGAAGACCCTGCATTTACAGGTATGTGTACTTCTTTATTGTTAAAGCATTGCTTCCATCCTACGTTTAAAGCTGTTTTCGACTTAACAAGAttgtcagtgagatgtttttccatgctctagttcttagtaaagcagacacctagatatttatatttttacaccAACTCTattcatgaattttaaattcagaactttgcttcacaaatttttactttaaattcatATTACAAGAATTACCAAACACATTATTGTCTAAAGAACACTcctcagacaagctacaagtggattacgatttgtcttttgtgttgtaaagaaatattacttatttcttttgaaattcataaggaacccttttacagtaaacattaaatggaattgtgctgaaaataaataaattatagagtagTTGAACGATCAAAAGACTTGAACGTCAACCTGGAGATCTCCATTAAACCCTTTATCGAAAGGATAGGTAAATCCTGGTTGATGCGTTGATCGAATTATCAACGGtaccaaaaaaaacaactttcttaaatttgaCCTTACTGACTTTGTCTTAATACAACGAGAACTTTGCATGGCTTTCGAATAAAGACCATCAAAGCGAGCGAAATACAACGACGAGATTTGTAAAGACAGCGATTTTTCCTAAGGGTTGTACGATAAGAGtccaaaagattttatttcgttaACAGGTATTTATACCAAAATGTATGTAATTTACTTTACATTTTCAGTTAAACTTTTAAGGcgaatttataaatagaaaaaagatgGTGATTGGTATAATGTGAGTGccagatttgaatttaaaaagtaaattttgacaattacagaatttgaatttaaattcaagatatttaagaattatttacaacatttaaaaataaaagttaactaTGATTAGTAGTAATAATATCTGCTTCAACAGCTCAGCTTTCACTTCCTTGAAAAACATGAacagttgtcattttgaaaaaagttgacttgacttaatagttatggagatttttcttgactaactttccagacaACTTTCCATAAAGTTGCCTGAATTGGAAGGcattttttttggcagctggccaatcagatactagatgccttactttcaagtcccttatgtagcCTGAACCTGCTCAATGTTGTCAGCAAAAAGAAGGGATTTAATGTTAACGCCTGGCGTACTAGATTCCTGCtggtaattaaattaaattgggtggcgcaatagtccgtttgagaactagggcctagtgactgacaattctcaaccattcctacagttttaagccgaatccgaacggaaaatttgagaaagcacttttcatgacaagagttactcttggagaatatgtcaattcctcgcaagaggcagtacccgtgaaaaaactttaggtggcataggcagggatcgatcGCAttacagtccatcgcactaaccattgtgccacgggtactaccctgCTGGTAATACTTCGACTATATCTTCAATGAAAAGTCCTAACAAACTTGAACTGAGCGCCCGATTCTTCTAGCTTCCGATTTCGTTTGGAACCACTCTCATACACTGATGCTATGGTAGTCTTGTATAAATTTAGCAATACTTTACAGAACTTAGTCCACATTCCTATTTCGGTGTCGAAAACAGCTTTAAAGTCAACGAGAAAAacaaatagtttcttatttctcgatAGAACGAGTCAGCAATCGAGTGATGTTCAAAATGTGTGATCGACGGTAGAGTATCGTTATCTATCCTCAGCTTGGAACTATCACTGAGTAGATTATTAGTATGTATCCATTCATTTAAGCTCCTGAGTAGGATCGATTTAAATATATGAGGACTTCAAAAATGAGATTCCTCTGTCGTTTTTCGGATCTTCAGTGCTTCCCTTCTTGTGGATTGGGAAAATCATAAGGCATCGCTGAACTGGTTTGGAATGGTACCCTCCTCAAAGATCTGGTTGATTACTGCTGTCAGAGATATTGTAAAAGTATCTGCAACTTATCTATAGAATTCTGCTGGTATATCATCAGAGCCCGCAGTCTTTCCACCCTTTTGGTTGTTTATCGATATAAACACTTCTCCCTTTGAAACTGGTACATCTTATATACTATTTTTGAAGAATGGCACTATAGTGGGTTGAAATTGGATCCTTTTCATGTGTCATAAAGTCTAGATTTAGCGATTAGTTTAATATTACGTTTTCACCaatcacaaaatttaaagaactaGGATTACTTCAGACAACCAGAAAAGCCTTAAAGGTTATACTTTAGACAATggtaaaaagatttattaaatcaaagttttcagcttagtagatttatttaagatTGTGGTACTTTTAAGaaggtttaaaattaattaaacaggTACCTTCCATTCCTGCCATTAAACTACTGGAAGTAAGTCACAACGAATTAGTTCTAAGGCTGTAGTAAcacttaattcaatttattaaaaatactcttttctattcaaaatctcaaaaactttcaaacatacttaaataaacataaaatttattacacaactttaaataatttcaaacataTGCATGTTGAAAATTAGCTTAACAACAAGTTTAAGCTTTAGAACTTTCAGCTTCCGACAAATCAGTTTCATCCACATCCTCTGAAATTCAGAACATTAAAACCAAAtacttcaaaattcaaaaattaacacaGTAAATTTATCACCTACGCTTGTTGCCAGGCATCCGCCGAAGTCTCTCCTGTTCAACAGCTGCAAAATATTCAGCTTCAGCTTGTCCACAGgcatctttaaaattaaaggaaaCGTATAGAATTTTCAACTTATGTTTCGAAGACTTATTCTTACTTTTGAATGGCTGCACATTTACTTTTCCATTTAACATTGTCAGGTCACCTTGTTCCGGACCATGCGCAACTtttactttaagttttatttctctAGATTTAGCTTCAAGAATCTTTTCACGACGATTTTCACGTTCAAACATCTAgacgttaaaaatatttttttaaataaacgttaCACTAACTGATCCtgtgtatttgaaaaatattaccGCTGTTAATAATGGTTTATCATTCTTGGATGAATGCTGCATATTCTCAGAAACTTCAATGAGGAAAGTTGCACCTTTTTGACTGCCACAGCTCACGTACTTTCCATTCTCATTTGTCCTCAAACACAAAAGTGGTTCGTCACAGACTTTTACACTCAAAACGGGTTCATTCTGCTGTTGCAGCAAGTCCCAAGCATCTAACACTCCATCCATTCGAGTTACGAAAAATTGAGATACTCTACGAGgatatgaaatcaaattttagaaTCCCCTTCAACTAACTTACTTTGTATAGCTCCATGCCCCATCTGTCAACATTGCAGCACTGCTCTTTGTCCATATTATAGAACTTTCTCGACAATCTTCTGACCAAATCCGGGCAGTCCAATCACCAACCGTTAAAAAGTTCTTTACAAATGCGGGATTCCTTGTAATGGCGTATACTGGCCCTAAGTGACACATCATCTATAAAACACAACAAACAAATATGACGAATGCACAAACTGAGTTCATGTCAAAACCGAACCCTTATTTGAATCTTCTCCATTGGAGTCTTGCCCTTGCGGttacaacaaaacaacattCCCATCTCTGTGCCACACATGAACCGTGTTGGGATTGTGGTTTCATATTCCAACACCGATACCCCATAGGATCGGGACAGATCCTGTTCGTCTGTTCTCACAGGGTCCATGAGTAATTTGTCCAAAGGTTCATTCAATTTCCTAGTGTCCCACCATAAAACTTGACCATCCGAAGATCCCGAAAAGAACTCAGTGCCACTCTTGGAGTTATTCCACAGAATCGAGTTCACCGGATCACGATGACAAACTTCACGTTCGCTTATCATCACCGGATAACGACCATGACGTGTATCCCAAGCAGCCACCTGTCCATTGTACATTCCACTGACCAAAGATGTAGGATCCTTCTGATTGTACTCCAGACAAACACACGGAACTTTCGGTTCCAACGTTACAAGAGGTTCATTTGGATTCTCAATCTCCCAAATATACGAATTGGTCAACTGTCCAGACTTATTCCCTTGGAACTTCATGTCACAATGACTCGCCGCTAGTCTTATCCCACCATCTGGAGACCATGACAAGTGC
It encodes:
- the LOC129940268 gene encoding dynein axonemal intermediate chain 2 isoform X1, yielding MEYSYKKERRSFGQQHSFQDKDEVIFNETSNREMCKDYILRNPVDRMTQFTNQMSVSVANTERATFKNCGITHNEGGWPKDINMQDPEQTVRYKRKIEKDENYITQVMNLTKPMEHYIHQNNAVNIYENYFEDLDPAPLPEPCRSRTVNVYRDPNAFKVPVTHLSWSPDGGIRLAASHCDMKFQGNKSGQLTNSYIWEIENPNEPLVTLEPKVPCVCLEYNQKDPTSLVSGMYNGQVAAWDTRHGRYPVMISEREVCHRDPVNSILWNNSKSGTEFFSGSSDGQVLWWDTRKLNEPLDKLLMDPVRTDEQDLSRSYGVSVLEYETTIPTRFMCGTEMGMLFCCNRKGKTPMEKIQIRMMCHLGPVYAITRNPAFVKNFLTVGDWTARIWSEDCRESSIIWTKSSAAMLTDGAWSYTKVSQFFVTRMDGVLDAWDLLQQQNEPVLSVKVCDEPLLCLRTNENGKYVSCGSQKGATFLIEVSENMQHSSKNDKPLLTAMFERENRREKILEAKSREIKLKVKVAHGPEQGDLTMLNGKVNVQPFKNACGQAEAEYFAAVEQERLRRMPGNKQDVDETDLSEAESSKA
- the LOC129940268 gene encoding dynein axonemal intermediate chain 2 isoform X2; this encodes MEYSYKKERRSFGQQHSFQDKDEVIFNETSNREMCKDYILRNPVDRMTQFTNQMSVSVANTERATFKNCGITHNEGGWPKDINMQDPEQTVRYKRKIEKDENYITQVMNLTKPMEHYIHQNNAVNIYENYFEDLDPAPLPEPCRSRTVNVYRDPNAFKVPVTHLSWSPDGGIRLAASHCDMKFQGNKSGQLTNSYIWEIENPNEPLVTLEPKVPCVCLEYNQKDPTSLVSGMYNGQVAAWDTRHGRYPVMISEREVCHRDPVNSILWNNSKSGTEFFSGSSDGQVLWWDTRKLNEPLDKLLMDPVRTDEQDLSRSYGVSVLEYETTIPTRFMCGTEMGMLFCCNRKGKTPMEKIQIRMMCHLGPVYAITRNPAFVKNFLTVGDWTARIWSEDCRESSIIWTKSSAAMLTDGAWSYTKVSQFFVTRMDGVLDAWDLLQQQNEPVLSVKVCDEPLLCLRTNENGKYVSCGSQKGATFLIEVSENMQHSSKNDKPLLTAMFERENRREKILEAKSREIKLKVKVAHGPEQGDLTMLNGKVNVQPFKNACGQAEAEYFAAVEQERLRRMPGNKRRGCG